A region of Lycium barbarum isolate Lr01 chromosome 3, ASM1917538v2, whole genome shotgun sequence DNA encodes the following proteins:
- the LOC132632728 gene encoding uncharacterized protein LOC132632728: protein MLAARLFGRTFLAAAAKSESSAAAAAASSATREALNPLEQFFEVDRTAEDDKPVVYGRGWKASELRLKSWDDLQKLWYVLLKEKNMLMTQRQMLNAQNLRFPNPERMSKVRKSMCRIKHVLTERAIDEADPRRSTEMKRMINAL from the exons ATGCTAGCTGCTAGACTTTTCGGGAGGACATTCTTGGCAGCGGCGGCAAAATCAGAGAGCTCAGCCGCTGCAGCAGCTGCTTCATCTGCTACAAGAGAAGCCCTTAATCCACTTGAACAGTTCTTTGAAGTTGATAGAACTGCAGAGGACGATAAGCCTGTTGTCTATG GTCGAGGTTGGAAGGCTTCTGAATTGCGACTGAAGTCTTGGGATGATCTTCAGAAGTTATGGTATGTTCTTCTGAAGGAGAAGAACATGTTGATGACTCAACGCCAGATGCTTAATGCTCAGAACCTGCGTTTTCCTAATCCAGAGCGTATGTCCAAG GTAAGGAAGTCGATGTGCCGAATCAAGCATGTGCTCACTGAGAGAGCAATTGATGAAGCAGATCCAAGGAGGTCAACTGAAATGAAGAGGATGATAAATGCTCTATAA
- the LOC132632729 gene encoding protein PUTATIVE RECOMBINATION INITIATION DEFECT 1, whose translation MYYATTHLHHLPPPEPPLTCAQGHSSTLIIPTDEGGSICLLCVSNLISNPRSHTVHVSYALSQLSIALSQPSFRQTFFTFHSHFLISPLVAVLSSFDDQPMAKQTMDLIMQLCQSPDSDVHADFVSRLADRLSSGSLAWSQRQFHTLHCLGLLLDYQKNHSYCLEETDALIFNLVSGLHLSSEDIQGEILFVLYKLFLLNVSQDGEYPPSLFGHSSKLLHVALEVLMKAQSDGVRLNCIAFLTVIMQRGFFQTASMIDARNRSSYDVDHLMETNEQISDGPLVILFAEAVKAPLLSSDNQVQIAALDLLYLYLSGKDVLENEIQVFVEENIADYTFEVLRLSGCKDPTIKSCIQLLDLLATAEQAFRQRLAIGFMALIPVLHHVAEIPFHPVQTETLRLISNSVENCPGVVSKSQVEDISLCLTGMLKKNLDGEIGMLPETFTLVCSIFVALMKCSSSSGISSFFQSIQDASRNCILTCLINYDKYPGQFLSSLYLLKEAYAYSCGMDTTSSINTELRRSIIDVCRTHILPWFMRSLHEMEDEDIPAAILENFYSILLQGSDSETKIFANVLLTSSWFSFAYGCLGFFPSEKMKRKVYLIFSVMTDIILGDDSGQFISDAAPHLPSDPLDLLFLLGHKSSQNVELTSRQLAVLLLLYISSLFDDRIADDKVVLASLEQYILLNSSENMHGCSVLEIFINLYALYRGLAKLSYQIPYSAEAERIVFQLLAEKDWDLLSTRIHVTSLKWLFQQEKVCNMLSAQILKFCRYNCSDVNQINIHGEANQKIDVYVMAELVASGDNFLGMLMVFLLGEVGDQYSADDIVSVVNIIRHIIEITPSASDQFCMHGIAGTIKNLYYKFGHSSSPDTFMATSVLVSCILLAVHSESLSDDEPWVAIVVKIIDYLIPSVAADGWTPGNLISIGILSMVLHHSVNQVMVEASKTILLSTPLLSLVNTTIANACSKGPSLVDQDEGTRFGEALVFVLSLLFFSSRSLHAVLPGIMDFQFLLDPTNVPQPCPHISIQCHDLCKLLHFGSIPVKLLSSQYLLELFSGIEDERRRKSDTLEFRTDYLLSIMAVLEGQIFSSDMSVAMNCSRCLSMLIEWQDAEMEVLAIQRNNWCRFIVEELVMSLAAPSLASKSFMIHHKPAIHIAVALLRRKKVPQWMTSIFDESCIFSITRNITNSNLSAELVFLLRELLNYGFLSDEQIATLNQVFQECRKCIYTNNTNKLQHAAAEEKTLNIADASDYLGQICQFLISLMMTQPARNMESTRFQSGKRELLEEIDLFSKCLMRDD comes from the exons ATGTATTACGCCACCACTCACCTCCACCACTTACCACCACCAGAACCACCGTTAACATGCGCTCAAGGCCATAGCTCTACTCTCATTATTCCAACCGATGAAGGCGGATCAATTTGCCTGCTCTGCGTATCCAATCTCATTTCCAATCCGAGATCACACACCGTCCACGTGTCCTACGCTCTCTCACAGTTATCTATCGCGCTTTCCCAGCCGAGTTTTCGCCAAACCTTCTTCACATTCCACTCTCATTTCCTCATATCTCCTCTAGTCGCTGTTCTATCTTCATTTGATGATCAGCCTATGGCTAAGCAAACTATGGATTTGATTATGCAGTTGTGTCAATCTCCGGATTCTGATGTGCATGCAGACTTTGTGTCTCGGCTCGCGGATCGGCTTTCTAGTGGCTCTTTGGCTTGGAGCCAGAGACAGTTCCACACG CTTCATTGCCTAGGTCTTCTCTTGGATTATCAAAAAAACCATTCCTATTGTCTCGAAGAAACGGATGCCCTCATTTTCAATCTTGTCAGCGGTCTTCACTTGTCCAG TGAAGATATTCAAGGGGAAATCCTGTTCGTTCTATACAAATTATTCCTACTCAATGTGTCTCAAGACGGTGAATATCCTCCCAGTTTATTTGGACATTCCTCGAAGCTCCTGCACGTTGCACTGGAAGTTCTCATGAAAGCTCAAAGTGATGGTGTTCGCTTGAACTGTATAG CATTTTTAACAGTAATAATGCAGAGAGGATTCTTTCAAACTGCCTCTATGATTGATGCAAGGAACAGGAGTTCTTATGATGTTGATCACTTGATGGAGACAAATGAGCAGATATCAGATGGGCCTCTAGTTATCTTGTTTGCAGAGGCAGTCAAAGCCCCCCTGCTTTCTTCTGATAATCAAGTACAAATAGCAGCACTAGATTTACTTTACCTTTATCTGTCGGGGAAAGATGTCTTGGAAAATGAAATCCAAGTATTTGTGGAAGAGAACATTGCAGATTATACATTTGAAGTGCTGAGATTGTCAG GATGCAAAGATCCAACAATTAAATCTTGTATTCAGCTTCTTGATCTTTTAGCAACTGCTGAGCAAGCATTTAGACAGAGACTTGCAATTGGGTTCATGGCCCTTATTCCAGTTCTGCATCATGTTGCTGAAATTCCTTTTCACCCTGTACAGACTGAAACACTCAGGCTTATTTCGAACTCCGTTGAGAACTGCCCTGGGGTGGTATCCAAGTCCCAGGTAGAAGATATAAGCCTTTGTTTGACGGGGATGCTCAAGAAAAATCTTGATGGAGAAATAGGCATGCTTCCAGAGACATTCACTCTGGTCTGTTCAATATTTGTTGCACTTATGAAATGTTCATCTTCCAGCGGGATTTCAAGTTTCTTCCAATCGATTCAGGATGCATCAAGAAATTGCATCTTAACTTGTTTAATTAATTATGACAAATATCCGGGTCAATTTTTGAGCTCTCTTTACCTACTGAAAGAGGCATATGCGTATAGTTGTGGGATGGATACCACAAGCTCTATCAATACAGAACTTAGAAGAAGCATTATAGATGTATGTAGAACACATATATTACCTTGGTTTATGAGATCCCTCCATGAGATGGAAGATGAGGATATTCCAGCTGCAATACTTGAAAACTTCTATTCCATATTGCTACAAGGTTCAGATAGTGAAACCAAAATATTTGCAAATGTTCTGTTAACATCCTCCTGGTTCAGTTTTGCATATGGATGTTTAGGCTTTTTCCCTTCTGAAAAGATGAAAAGGAAGGTTTATCTTATCTTTAGTGTGATGACAGATATCATTCTTGGAGATGATTCTGGGCAATTCATTAGCGATGCTGCTCCACATCTTCCATCTGATCCTCTAGATCTACTTTTCCTTCTGGGGCATAAAAGCTCCCAAAACGTTGAATTGACTTCTCGCCAACTGGCAGTTCTGCTGTTACTGTACATCAGCTCGCTTTTTGACGATCG GATTGCAGATGATAAAGTTGTGTTAGCTTCACTGGAGCAGTATATTCTACTTAACAGCAGCGAAAACATGCACGGATGTTCTGTTTTGGAAATTTTTATAAATCTTTACGCGCTCTACAGAGGTCTAGCCAAGCTGAGCTACCAAATTCCCTATAGCGCAGAAGCTGAAAGGATTGTGTTCCAACTACTTGCTGAAAAGGACTGGGATTTGCTATCGACAAGAATCCACGTAACATCTTTGAAATGGTTGTTCCAACAAGAGAAAGTCTGCAACATGTTGTCTGCCCAAATTTTGAAATTTTGTAGATACAATTGCTCCGATGTAAACCAGATAAATATCCATGGTGAAGCCAATCAGAAGATAGATGTGTATGTTATGGCAGAACTTGTAGCTTCGGGGGATAATTTTTTAGGTATGCTCATGGTGTTCCTATTGGGAGAGGTTGGAGATCAATATTCTGCGGATGACATTGTTTCAGTTGTGAATATCATAAGACATATAATCGAAATCACACCAAGCGCTTCAGATCAGTTCTGCATGCACGGGATAGCTGGTACAATCAAGAacctgtattataagtttggtcATTCTTCATCCCCAGATACTTTCATGGCCACTTCTGTACTAGTATCCTGCATTCTTCTAGCAGTACACTCTGAATCCCTCTCTGATGATGAACCCTGGGTTGCAATTGTGGTGAAA ATTATCGACTACCTGATCCCCTCAGTAGCTGCAGATGGATGGACTCCAGGAAATCTTATATCGATTGGCATTCTTTCTATGGTTTTGCATCACTCAGTAAATCAAGTGATGGTTGAGGCTTCAAAAACCATACTCCTTAGTACTCCTTTGTTATCATTGGTTAATACCACTATCGCCAATGCCTGTTCCAAGGGACCCTCTCTAGTTGACCAAGACGAAGGAACAAGATTTGGAGAAGCTCTTGTTTTTGTGCTTTCACTGCTCTTCTTCTCCTCGAGAAG CCTGCATGCCGTTTTACCAGGTATTATGGACTTCCAATTTCTGCTGGATCCAACCAACGTCCCACAACCCTGCCCCCATATTAGTATACAGTGCCACGATTTGTGCAAGTTATTGCATTTTGGATCCATTCCTGTAAAGTTACTTAGCTCGCAATACCTGCTGGAGTTATTCAGCGGAATAGAAGATGAGAGACGTAGAAAATCAGACACGTTAGAATTCCGAACTGATTATTTGTTGTCTATAATGGCTGTTTTAGAAGGCCAAATATTTTCAAGTGACATGTCCGTAGCAATGAACTGTTCTCGCTGTTTGTCTATGCTCATCGAGTGGCAAGACGCGGAAATGGAAGTATTAGCAATACAAAGGAATAACTGGTGTCGGTTTATAGTAGAAGAGTTAGTGATGTCCTTGGCAGCACCATCTTTGGCGTCAAAATCTTTCATGATCCATCACAAGCCTGCAATTCATATTGCAGTTGCACTGTTGAGAAGGAAGAAAGTTCCTCAATGGATGACTTCAATCTTCGATGAATCTTGCATATTTTCTATTACCAGAAACATTACAAATTCTAATTTGAGCGCGGAGCTGGTTTTCCTCTTAAGGGAGTTACTTAATTATGGTTTTCTGAGTGATGAACAAATTGCTACCCTAAATCAAGTATTCCAG GAATGTCGAAAATGTATCtacacaaacaacacaaacaaacttCAACATGCTGCTGCAGAGGAGAAGACACTGAACATAGCAGATGCTTCAGATTATTTAGGTCAAATTTGTCAGTTTCTCATTAGCCTCATGATGACTCAACCAGCTAGAAATATGGAGTCTACAAGATTTCAAAGTGGGAAAAGGGAATTGTTGGAGGAGATAGACTTATTTTCAAAATGTCTAATGAGGGATGATTGA